The Melanotaenia boesemani isolate fMelBoe1 chromosome 3, fMelBoe1.pri, whole genome shotgun sequence genome contains the following window.
AGAAATAAGAGGGGGAAAAAGTCACCACATGAGtacttaaatattttattctattttaagtattattattattattattattattattattatgatgttcagaaccaaacacaaaaaaacacacaacctcACATAAACTGCATCACTACACAGAACATAAATCTTTATCAAAGCAGAACACGCTCTACACCTGTGTAATTTTCACTCATTTaatactttttccttttttatttactactTTCTGTCCAAATATGTTTGTATCAGAATTTGTTTATGTTGTATCACATTTCTGTTGTACTCTCTGTCCTCTTTTTGCATGTTTACTTAAATTGCATTGTTTCTTTTCAGTGGGATCAGTAACATctcattttctagttttttttttttctgtttctgggcATTACAGCACTGGGTCTCGTTTTACATATTTTCCTCATCGAGTGAGAGAAACAAAGCTGACTCTAGCTTTCTATCGAAAATAGTTTTCCCTCTGCTTTTAAAGGCGTTAATCTAAAGATTTGATGAAATTTGGGATGAACGATTTCGGAAAGTAATgcccatttatttttaatcaggcGCCATATGGACAACCTTaccaaacagaaacatttaggGTCTTCTTGCTTCACGTGTGCGCCCGCTGCCTGCCATCGTGAGAAGGAACCATGCCGAAGTCGAAAAGAGACAAGAAAAGTaggcaaattttattttaaatagagattaaagatttttaaaataatattacttTGACTTTTTAAGCAGTTTATTGGtatgttaaatttgtttttttacgAGTGGAACCTAATCAGATTGAGGGTAACAAGCTAACGTTAGCATAACCATCTTCTGCATGACTGTAACACAAGTGCCTCGCGTCTGTTTAACGATGAAGTAACAAACTCACTACTTTTGGCATGATTTCTCCCCTCAGTTTCATTAACGAAAACCACCAAAAAGGGATTGGAGTCCAAACAGAAGCTAATCGAGGAGGTAAGTCTTTTCTGGTCTGCTGTCACCAGATAACCAGCAGTGTGGCTGGCTATTAAGCGTTAGCTGTGCCTGTGTATAATCTCCACTTCAATTTCTCCTGCAGTTAAGGAAATGTGTGGACACCTACAGAAACTTGTTCATATTCTCTGTGGCAAATATGAGGAATAACAAACTGAAAGACATCAGGACGGCATGGAAACACAGCAGGTAATGGAGCTTTTGCTGCTCATTCCAAATCCCAGGTCCCATAATTTGTAACCTATTAATTAAGTGCCTATGTGTGTGGCGGATTTACTGTAAATGTCGCGGTGTCATTGTGCTTGTTAAGACCATAAGCTTGAGGGATTAGAAGAGGTTACTGTGTCAGATTTGGGTCAACCTGTGTCCTAGAACACCCCAGATCGGTTGATTTCTTGGAATCAGTTAATTGTAATTCTGTACTGCAGGTACAGTCAGATTATAgtataaataacaaataatataaaaattaaaatgagtcTTGATCTGCCTATAATATCTGGGTCTTCTATAGACATATGCTTTTAAATGTTCTCTCTGATAGGTCACATAGGATTAATTAtacattaattacttttaaaatatattaaaatacagCATACACACACTTACCTTCAAAACATGCCAACTCAAGACCAGAAAGTGTAGGTAATGGGACAGAACTTTTATTAAACTAAACTTGCTCTTATTTGGCAAAAgtgtgacagatttttttttctctgctccaCAGATTCTTCTTTGGTAAAAATAAAGTCATGATTGTTGCTTTGGGAAAAGGACATACAGATGAATACAAAGATAATTTGCACAAGGTAAGCAAAGCCTTGAAAGCCTGCAATAATAACCATCTGAATCACCAAAACAGACTTAAATTCTTTACACCTACACTCAGGTCAGCAGGTATCTGCGTGGAGAAGTGGGTGTgcttttcacaaataaaacaaaggatgAAGTACAAGAGTAAGGAAGATTTTGCAAAATTCACTGTTGTTGCACTTTTCTCCAAATATTGTTCATCCACTGATTATGTGTTGGGCTTTACCCACAGATATTTCAACCATTTCAAAGAAATGGACTATGCTCGTGCAGGCAACCAAGCACAGATGGACATAACTCTGGATGAGGGACCTCTTGAACAGTTTCCTCACTCAATGGAGCCTCAGTTGAGGCAGTTGGGACTTCCCACTGCTCTaaaaaaaggcaagaaaaagtagtgtgtgtgtgcgtgtatgctgcagtgtgtatttcttttttattttgtgtaaaacTAATGTTTATCAATGTActtaatttttaaaagcaatatAGGGATAAGAAATTGTGTTGCTTTAGCAACAAATGATTAACCTCTTGATGTGATTGTGTCTTGTACCTGTCTGAATTTCAGcgtattttaatcatttgaataTGAAACATGAGTTTTTACCTTTTTGATATCACAGGAGTGGTAACACTGCTGAAAGACCACGACGTCTGTAAAGAAGGAGACGTGCTAACTCCTGAACAGGCTCGAATTCTGGTGAgttctcagtgttttataattaattaaagcCCCAGTGTGTTAGAATTACTCCCATCCAGTGGTGGGATAATGTAATGCAAGCAACAGAGTCGTGCTCTACTGGAAACTCACCGTTTAAGCCCGTTTTTACAACTACGGAAGCCACAGAGAGTCATGAATAGGAAAATGTTAACATCTTGCTGAAGTTCGAGTGTCCCGTCAGGTGATGAGGTACAGGACgatacatgattttttttttttatgccaatAAGTTACAAGCATGCCCTCCATATTTTTGGTACcaagctaatgctaatgttaTCGTGTGAAATGGTTTTCGTGAATTGCAGACTCAGAGATCAACTGATtaagggagagaaagagggaaagaaagcaGGGACAGTGGACCTGTCGGCACTGCAAGAGGAAGATCCCATGCTGGAACATTACTGTGTTTAATAAcatgtatttcagctgatttatcaAGTGAGGTGGGCGACGTattaattcaaaataattatCTGAGACATGTTTTTGTGTCAGAATGCTTGCGGTTCTAGTGATTAAATCACAACGAGAAACTGGTATTACTTTGGTCTATTTTGTCTGACTAGAAGGAGGACAACTACTCCCACCCCCATCgataaatcagctgaaataaattctaaaatacGTGGGAAAGCTCTCGGAAAATACATCTGAAAAAAACACACGGTCACCTACTGGGATGACTTCTGAGtaacaacaactgaaaacagTTGCAGCGGATATTTTCTACTGTAAGCT
Protein-coding sequences here:
- the mrto4 gene encoding mRNA turnover protein 4 homolog, with protein sequence MPKSKRDKKISLTKTTKKGLESKQKLIEELRKCVDTYRNLFIFSVANMRNNKLKDIRTAWKHSRFFFGKNKVMIVALGKGHTDEYKDNLHKVSRYLRGEVGVLFTNKTKDEVQEYFNHFKEMDYARAGNQAQMDITLDEGPLEQFPHSMEPQLRQLGLPTALKKGVVTLLKDHDVCKEGDVLTPEQARILKLFAIEMAEFKVQIKCMWNSETGEFDNLAGEEEPMQDNEDDEEEDDGE